Sequence from the Parvicella tangerina genome:
CCAAGTGAGAAATATTCTTCAACTCCATCCCAAAACGAATATCCGGCTTATCCGAACCATACCTTTCCATCGCTTCTGCGTAATCCATTCTGGGGAAATCACCTTCAAACTCAACGTCTTTTAATGACTTGAACAAATGCTTCACCAAGCCTTCAAAAGTCATCAAAACATCCTCTTGCTCCACAAATGCCATTTCGCAGTCTATCTGTGTAAACTCAGGTTGACGGTCTGCACGAAGATCCTCATCACGGAAACATTTAACAATTTGAAAATAACGATCGTAACCACTCACCATCAACAACTGCTTGAACGTTTGTGGCGATTGTGGCAATGCATAAAATTCGCCTGGATTCATTCTACTCGGCACCACAAAATCTCTTGCTCCTTCAGGAGTTGATTTGATCAGATAAGGTGTCTCCACCTCAATAAAAGCTTGATCACTTAAGAACTTCCTAGTCTCTAACCCCATCTGATGGCGCAAAAGTAAGTTCTTTTTTAAAGGATTCCTTCTCAGGTCCAAGAAGCGATATTGCATTCTTAATTCGTCTCCTCCGTCTGTTTCATCCTCAATGGTAAAGGGCGGCAGCTTTGCTTCTTTCAAGACCGTCAATTCATCCACCACGATCTCGATTTCACCTGTAGGAATATTCTTATTTTTTGAACTTCTTTCGGCTACTTTTCCTTTGGCCTGAACTACAAACTCACGCCCCAAAGTTCTAGCTTTCTTACACAATACCTCATTGGACTCCATGTTGAATGCTAACTGGGTAACTCCGTATCGGTCTCTGACATCTACAAACGTTAAACCTCCTAAGTCTCTGGATTTTTGGACCCAACCAACCAATGACACTTCCTCTCCAACATGAGTCATTCTTAACTCACCATTATTGTGCGATCTGTAACCTGTTTTCACTTCTTAAAAATTTTGATTGCAAAGGTAGTATTTTAAGGGAATTAGATGATATTTCGAACACATTGTTTGGAGTATAGAATTCTTCAAAGCCCATGAACATTGCACCATCAATTAATCATGCTTTACAAACAAGAAAAGACTAACCTCCCCACTCCATCTCTGCCGCTTCAACCACCCATCCTTCATCTGATTTCGCCATCTTGTATAAGGTTCCAGAGCCACAATAAAGGCCACAATATTGATTCAAAAGAAAAATAACTTTTGTCCTATCTCTGTTAAAGATCATTTTTGAGAAGCTTAACAAACTATTAAAATCATCGCGTTTAGCAAGGTCCTGCAATGAATCCTGATCTTTAGCATAGGCATTCTCTGAATCAACGATAACAAACCCTTCTTCCCTTATTTTGCTCACGTCAAAAAAATCCGAAGAATCATTAAAGACAACATCTGTAGAATCAAGCAAAAACGTATCATCAAGGAAACGTTCAACGTGTTGATACTTTATAGGATATTGCTTTCCTTCAACAACAAAGACAAATGTCGTAGTATCCCAACTAGCACGATAACTATCGATCAAAGAGTCTTTCCGAAACTCATACGCCTCGTCACTCTCATAAGGCCATCTTAACAACGGTGCTGGTGGAGGTTTTGGACTAGACTTATTTGCTTTTTCGATGATTGCCTGAACAATTTCAATCTTATCCAAAGAATCAGACTTCACTTCTTGATCAATTGGTTTTGATGTGTTCCTGCTATTATCGCAAGAAAACAACAATAACCATATCGCAACGAGCAGAACTATGCGAATCAATTCACGACTAGTTTCTTGGTAACACTGCTATCATCAGCAACCATCTTCACAAAATAGACCCCTGTTGGAAGCGAAGTAGCAACCTCAACCTTTTCGTTCCTGACCACTGGAGTTCTCACCGATTTAACCATCTTGCCCGACAAGTCATAAAACACTATTTCATCTATTGAATAAGCTACACCTGTAAAGGAGACGTTTCCAGATACATTAACCGGATTTGGATACATTACAACCCTGTTGAGATCAACCTTCTCTACTTTGTTTGGCCAACCCCAGGTATCTTCGGCTGGACTTCCTCCCCAAAAGAAGGTTGCCAAATAGGGCTGATCAATAAATGGGTTTCGATTTCCTTGGGCTCCATGAATAACATTATTTCGATTCTTTTCAAAATCTGAAACTGGATCATCCACATTCCATTGCAAAAACAAGCTTAATGACCCTACATCCGTCCAGGGCTCATTATACCTTAAATGAATATACATAATCATTCTTGCCACATCCCCTTTCCACTCATCTCCTGGATACCAACCTCCTGAAACTGCACCATAAGAACCTGAACCTGTCGCAAAAGCAAGATTCCCTCTATTATTATTGATGACTCCATCACAAGCTCTGAGGTGATGCAAATCCCCAGTGGCAGTAGTTCCAATTAAAGATTGCGGATAAACGTGCTCCCTATTCCACACTTCTGGGTTGGAAGTATTTCCACCTCCAATGGTATTGTATTTAGACTCACTTTGTCCGTTGTACATGAGAATAACATTAGCAGCATTTGCTCCATCCTCGTCAGAGAGTTTAATCCACGGATAAGTATCGCTATAAGAGATGGGGTTGTGCGTATTAGTGATTAACGTTTTTAACTCAGCCTCAACGGTAGCCGCAGACTGACTAAAGTCAATACCCTGATAGTATACAGGCATCTGTGCCTGAGCAATAACTCCAAATAATATCCCGATGATCACCAATAACTTATTCATACCCTTCGTTTAAACATTAACCCATCTAAGGTAGCAACTTTAGAGAGCAAACTCCTACCTTTGGGTAAATTTTAGACCAACACATGAAATATGCGTTTCAACTTCTGATTTTTTTACTCTTATCCGTGCTCTGCTCCTGTCAAGAAAGAGCGGACAATAAAAACGAGATGATTGAAATGATGGGGCAATTTGACAGCATCATTGTAGCTCAGGAAAAAGGACCCTCGTTGGAATACCTTTACGAAAACGAAGTGCAACACATCACCTTCCCTTCAAAGGATAGTGTAACGATCTTCGCAGACATCTACCAGGGAAAAACAAAACAAGTCAAGCTGCTCCTCTGTCATCAAGCAGGATATTCAAGGGGTGCTTATAAAGAAACGGGCATCTTGTTGAGCAAATTAGGCTTCAATGCCATGGCAATGGACCAACGTTCTGGGGAGTCCGCTAAGAAAGTGCCTAATCTTACTTATCAAGAAGCCAACCAAAAAGGACTATCTACGGAGTACATGGACGCCAAACAAGACATCGAAGCAGCTATCGACTACCTCTACGAACACAACGATAATAAACCTATTGTTATTCTCGGAAGCAGCTACTCCGCATCGTTGTGTTTATTGATCGGAAGTAAAAACCCTAAAGTCA
This genomic interval carries:
- the aspS gene encoding aspartate--tRNA ligase; its protein translation is MKTGYRSHNNGELRMTHVGEEVSLVGWVQKSRDLGGLTFVDVRDRYGVTQLAFNMESNEVLCKKARTLGREFVVQAKGKVAERSSKNKNIPTGEIEIVVDELTVLKEAKLPPFTIEDETDGGDELRMQYRFLDLRRNPLKKNLLLRHQMGLETRKFLSDQAFIEVETPYLIKSTPEGARDFVVPSRMNPGEFYALPQSPQTFKQLLMVSGYDRYFQIVKCFRDEDLRADRQPEFTQIDCEMAFVEQEDVLMTFEGLVKHLFKSLKDVEFEGDFPRMDYAEAMERYGSDKPDIRFGMELKNISHLAQNKGFQVFDSCEAVIAIAVPGCAEYSRKQLDALTDWVKRPQIGAKGMVYVKCNTDGTFKSSVDKFYSQEDLAAWAEFAGAKTGDLILVLSGGLDKTRKMMNELRLHMGDELGLRDPNVFKPLWVLDFPLLEWDEETKRYHAMHHPFTSPKKEDFDKLESAPGEVRANAYDLAINGVEVGGGSIRIHDSSIQSRMFDLLGFTKEEAKAQFGFLMNAFEYGAPPHGGIAFGFDRLCSLFGGQDSIRDFIAFPKNNSGRDVMIDAPAVIDETQLKELSLRVNMESPVK
- a CDS encoding endonuclease, which gives rise to MNKLLVIIGILFGVIAQAQMPVYYQGIDFSQSAATVEAELKTLITNTHNPISYSDTYPWIKLSDEDGANAANVILMYNGQSESKYNTIGGGNTSNPEVWNREHVYPQSLIGTTATGDLHHLRACDGVINNNRGNLAFATGSGSYGAVSGGWYPGDEWKGDVARMIMYIHLRYNEPWTDVGSLSLFLQWNVDDPVSDFEKNRNNVIHGAQGNRNPFIDQPYLATFFWGGSPAEDTWGWPNKVEKVDLNRVVMYPNPVNVSGNVSFTGVAYSIDEIVFYDLSGKMVKSVRTPVVRNEKVEVATSLPTGVYFVKMVADDSSVTKKLVVN
- a CDS encoding alpha/beta hydrolase — encoded protein: MKYAFQLLIFLLLSVLCSCQERADNKNEMIEMMGQFDSIIVAQEKGPSLEYLYENEVQHITFPSKDSVTIFADIYQGKTKQVKLLLCHQAGYSRGAYKETGILLSKLGFNAMAMDQRSGESAKKVPNLTYQEANQKGLSTEYMDAKQDIEAAIDYLYEHNDNKPIVILGSSYSASLCLLIGSKNPKVKAIAAFSPGEYLEGISLKDSLDSIQKPLFITSSKLEIPQTTQLISGIDTTYVTHFKPSVEGVHGARALWKDTEGHKAYWNAFLKFLKENY